Proteins from a genomic interval of Pseudomonas anuradhapurensis:
- a CDS encoding fumarylacetoacetate hydrolase family protein, producing MPMTLTPANTLPEDGLTGTLIGRAWTPGEPGGPSLITLRTDGVFDLSERFATLSQLLECEDPVQAVRSTPGRFLGSVEALLGNSGAAFDGNQPYLLAPVDLQVIKAAGVTFAASMIERVIEEQAGGDANKAEAVRATVRSAIGDNLRAVRPGSPQAMALKALLIEQGMWSQYLEVGIGPDAEVFTKAPVLAAVGSGSAIGVHPHSAWNNPEPEVVLAVDSRGRIHGATLGNDVNLRDFEGRSALLLSKAKDNNASCAVGPFIRLFDETFDLDAVRRCVVDLEVVGSDGYRLVGSSSMDQISRDPEDLVRQTLNENHQYPDGFLLFLGTLFAPTEDRDLPGAGFTHKPGDQVRIASPLLGQLHNQVTTSDKARPWTFGLGALMRNLAARGLLHRSVGEYRP from the coding sequence ATGCCAATGACGCTCACCCCCGCCAATACCCTGCCCGAGGATGGCCTGACCGGCACCCTGATCGGTCGCGCCTGGACCCCCGGCGAACCTGGGGGCCCTTCGCTGATCACCTTGCGCACCGACGGCGTGTTCGATCTCTCCGAGCGTTTCGCCACCCTTAGCCAACTGCTCGAATGCGAAGACCCCGTGCAGGCCGTGCGCAGCACCCCGGGCCGCTTCCTGGGCAGCGTCGAAGCCTTGTTGGGCAATAGCGGCGCAGCGTTCGACGGCAACCAGCCCTACCTGCTTGCACCGGTCGACCTGCAGGTAATCAAGGCGGCAGGCGTGACCTTCGCTGCCAGCATGATCGAGCGGGTGATCGAAGAGCAGGCCGGTGGCGATGCCAACAAGGCCGAGGCCGTGCGTGCCACGGTGCGCTCGGCGATCGGCGACAACCTGCGGGCGGTGCGCCCAGGTTCACCGCAGGCCATGGCGCTCAAGGCGCTGTTGATCGAACAGGGCATGTGGTCGCAGTATCTGGAAGTGGGCATCGGCCCGGATGCCGAGGTGTTCACCAAGGCCCCGGTGCTGGCCGCGGTAGGCAGTGGCAGCGCCATTGGCGTGCACCCGCATTCGGCCTGGAACAACCCCGAGCCCGAGGTGGTGCTGGCGGTGGACAGCCGCGGCCGCATCCACGGCGCGACCCTGGGCAACGATGTCAACCTGCGCGACTTCGAGGGGCGCAGCGCGCTGCTGCTGAGCAAGGCCAAGGACAACAACGCCTCGTGCGCGGTGGGCCCGTTCATTCGTTTGTTCGACGAAACCTTCGACCTGGACGCGGTGCGCCGCTGCGTGGTCGACCTGGAAGTCGTGGGCAGCGACGGCTACCGCCTGGTCGGCAGCAGCTCGATGGACCAGATCAGCCGCGACCCAGAGGATCTGGTCCGGCAAACGCTCAATGAAAACCACCAGTACCCCGACGGTTTCCTGCTGTTCCTCGGCACGCTGTTCGCCCCGACCGAGGACCGTGACCTGCCGGGTGCGGGTTTCACCCACAAGCCTGGCGACCAGGTGCGCATCGCCAGCCCCTTGCTGGGCCAGTTGCACAACCAGGTCACCACGAGTGACAAGGCCCGCCCCTGGACCTTCGGCCTCGGCGCGTTGATGCGCAACCTGGCTGCCCGAGGGCTGCTGCACCGCTCTGTCGGGGAATACCGCCCTTGA
- a CDS encoding MFS transporter, which yields MDHQVVDPVRDQAFEDRTYRKVIVRILPVLLLCYMAAYLDRVNIGFAKLSMLEDLQFSNTVYALGASVFFWGYFLFEVPSNLLLHRYGARFWIARIMLSWAIVSMAVAFTQPLASFFHVESSTMFYVLRFLLGICEAGFFPGVILYLNYWFPTHRQSRVMSGFLMALPVSLTLGGILSGWLMTSMDGWHGMAGWQWMLLIEGVPSLVMAAIVFGCLCDNIDKAAWLSQQEKELLKANLKQDAHGKVSRLKDAFFSPRVWLLVFILLTFNTGFYGLAFWMPSIIKSAGVTSSLEIGLLTAIPYSVAVIAMFLNARHSNRTGERRLHAAIPAFIGGCGLILSAAFAHDVVLSILFLTVAASGVLSLMPIFWTLPGTVLSGVAAAAGIGMINAFGNLSGFTGSMITAVAENLTGDINNGTYVLGLCLFISGALVMAIPAVMLKRPDAQPRAQLLEVA from the coding sequence ATGGATCATCAAGTTGTCGACCCCGTGCGCGATCAGGCTTTCGAGGATCGCACCTATCGCAAAGTAATCGTCCGCATCCTGCCGGTCCTGTTGCTGTGTTACATGGCTGCCTATCTCGACCGGGTGAATATCGGGTTCGCGAAACTGAGCATGCTGGAGGATCTGCAATTCAGTAATACCGTCTATGCCCTCGGCGCCAGCGTTTTCTTCTGGGGCTATTTTCTGTTTGAGGTCCCGAGCAACCTGCTGCTGCATCGATACGGCGCCCGGTTCTGGATTGCCCGCATCATGCTGAGCTGGGCCATCGTCTCCATGGCTGTCGCGTTTACCCAACCCCTCGCCTCGTTCTTCCACGTCGAGTCCAGCACAATGTTCTACGTGCTGCGTTTCCTGCTCGGCATCTGTGAGGCCGGCTTCTTCCCAGGCGTGATTCTTTACCTCAACTACTGGTTCCCCACCCATCGCCAAAGCCGAGTGATGTCTGGGTTCCTGATGGCACTGCCTGTCAGCCTGACGCTAGGCGGTATCTTGTCGGGGTGGCTGATGACCAGCATGGACGGCTGGCACGGTATGGCCGGCTGGCAGTGGATGCTGCTGATCGAGGGCGTACCATCGCTGGTCATGGCGGCAATCGTTTTTGGCTGCTTGTGCGACAACATCGACAAGGCTGCCTGGTTGTCCCAGCAAGAAAAGGAACTGCTCAAGGCCAACCTGAAGCAAGATGCGCACGGCAAGGTTTCGCGCCTGAAGGATGCCTTCTTCAGCCCACGAGTCTGGCTGCTGGTATTCATCCTGCTGACTTTCAACACAGGCTTCTATGGCCTGGCCTTCTGGATGCCATCGATCATCAAGAGTGCGGGAGTGACCAGCAGCCTGGAAATCGGCTTGCTGACCGCCATCCCCTATAGCGTGGCGGTAATTGCCATGTTCCTCAACGCACGCCACTCCAACCGCACTGGCGAACGGCGGCTGCATGCTGCGATCCCGGCGTTCATCGGTGGCTGCGGACTGATCCTCAGTGCAGCCTTCGCACATGACGTCGTGCTTTCAATCCTGTTCCTGACCGTCGCTGCATCAGGGGTGCTCAGCCTGATGCCTATCTTCTGGACGCTGCCGGGCACAGTGCTCTCAGGTGTCGCTGCTGCGGCTGGCATTGGCATGATCAACGCTTTCGGCAACCTGTCCGGTTTCACCGGTTCGATGATCACAGCCGTGGCAGAGAACCTCACCGGCGACATCAACAACGGCACCTATGTGCTAGGCCTGTGCCTGTTCATCAGCGGCGCACTGGTCATGGCGATCCCGGCGGTGATGCTGAAGCGGCCCGACGCGCAGCCCCGCGCGCAGTTGCTGGAGGTAGCATGA
- the pabC gene encoding aminodeoxychorismate lyase, with the protein MHSWIDGQPAAAVNLQNRGLAYGDGLFETIAVRGGRPSLLDGHLARLALGCQRLAIDADLALVRDELLRYASQLGDGVAKLIITRGDSQRGYAPVAGAMPRRILQGGPLPSYPVEHAERGVRLFLCQTRLGEQPLLAGLKHLNRLEQVLARAEWQDSEHAEGLMRDGQGRLIEGVFSNLFLVRDSKLFTADLSRCGVAGVMRAALLQQAALQGIPLQVCDLPFEALEQADEVFVCNSVYGVWPVRGIAALNWSPGPLTRKLQAVARTLLET; encoded by the coding sequence ATGCACAGCTGGATCGACGGCCAGCCAGCGGCTGCAGTCAACCTGCAGAACCGCGGTCTGGCCTACGGCGATGGCCTGTTCGAGACCATCGCCGTGCGTGGCGGCCGGCCCAGCCTGCTGGACGGCCACCTCGCCCGCCTGGCGCTGGGTTGCCAGCGCCTGGCGATCGATGCCGACCTGGCACTGGTGCGCGACGAACTCCTGCGCTATGCCAGCCAGCTCGGTGATGGCGTTGCCAAACTCATCATTACCCGTGGTGACAGCCAGCGCGGCTATGCGCCGGTTGCCGGTGCCATGCCGCGACGTATCCTGCAGGGCGGCCCGTTACCCAGCTATCCTGTCGAACATGCCGAGCGCGGCGTGCGGCTGTTCCTGTGCCAGACCCGGCTTGGCGAGCAACCCCTGCTGGCCGGGCTGAAGCACCTCAACCGCCTGGAGCAGGTGCTGGCCCGTGCCGAATGGCAGGACAGCGAACATGCCGAAGGGCTGATGCGCGATGGGCAGGGCAGGCTGATCGAAGGGGTGTTCAGCAATCTGTTCCTGGTGCGCGACAGCAAGCTGTTCACGGCTGACCTCAGCCGTTGCGGCGTCGCTGGCGTGATGCGCGCGGCGTTGCTGCAACAGGCGGCGCTGCAGGGCATCCCGCTGCAGGTATGCGACCTGCCGTTCGAGGCGCTGGAACAGGCCGATGAAGTATTTGTTTGCAATAGTGTCTACGGTGTCTGGCCCGTGCGTGGCATCGCCGCGCTAAACTGGTCGCCGGGCCCGCTCACCCGTAAACTGCAGGCCGTTGCCCGTACGTTACTGGAAACCTGA
- the mltG gene encoding endolytic transglycosylase MltG — MRRKFLLLLEMSLILAGLAVGWSAWKVNSVLQQPLHVTQERLLDVPNGTNPNRMFYRMQNEGLLDDAVWLRLYWRFNMAGTPLHTGEYRLTPGMTVEQLFDAWRRADVVQYNLTLVEGWTFRQVRAAVARHEKLKHTLDGLSDAEVMDKLGHTGVFPEGRFFPDTYRFVRGMSDVELLQQAYMRLDEVLAKEWAERATDLPYRDPYQALIMASLVEKETGIPQERGQIAGVFVRRLRLGMMLQTDPTVIYGMGERYNGKITRADLREPTPYNTYTMTGLPPTPIAMVGREAIHAALNPSDGTSLYFVARGDGSHVFSDDLDDHNSAVREFQLKRRADYRSSPAPQPQPGANAGASPEAPAADEPAEQPAPDQPPEQDAPVGGAQAAERPKPDEQP; from the coding sequence GTGAGACGCAAATTCCTGCTGCTGCTGGAAATGAGCTTGATCCTTGCCGGCCTGGCCGTTGGCTGGTCGGCCTGGAAGGTCAACTCGGTCCTGCAGCAGCCCTTGCACGTGACGCAGGAACGCCTGCTCGACGTGCCCAATGGCACCAACCCCAACCGCATGTTCTATCGCATGCAGAACGAAGGGTTGCTGGACGACGCTGTCTGGTTGCGCCTGTACTGGCGGTTCAATATGGCCGGTACGCCCCTGCACACCGGCGAGTACCGCCTGACCCCCGGCATGACCGTCGAGCAGCTGTTCGATGCCTGGCGGCGGGCCGACGTGGTGCAGTACAACCTCACCCTGGTCGAGGGCTGGACCTTCCGCCAGGTGCGGGCTGCCGTGGCCAGGCATGAAAAGCTCAAGCACACCCTGGACGGCCTGTCGGATGCAGAGGTGATGGACAAGCTCGGCCATACCGGTGTGTTCCCCGAAGGGCGCTTCTTCCCCGACACCTACCGCTTCGTGCGGGGCATGAGCGACGTCGAGCTGCTGCAGCAGGCGTACATGCGCCTGGATGAAGTGCTGGCCAAGGAGTGGGCGGAGCGCGCCACCGACCTGCCGTACCGCGACCCGTACCAGGCGCTGATCATGGCCTCGCTGGTGGAGAAGGAAACCGGTATTCCCCAGGAGCGCGGGCAGATCGCCGGGGTCTTCGTGCGGCGCCTGCGCCTGGGCATGATGCTGCAGACCGACCCGACGGTGATCTACGGCATGGGTGAGCGCTACAACGGCAAGATCACGCGTGCCGACCTGCGCGAGCCGACGCCGTACAACACCTACACCATGACCGGGTTGCCGCCGACGCCGATTGCCATGGTCGGCCGCGAGGCGATTCATGCGGCGCTCAACCCGTCGGATGGCACCAGCCTGTACTTCGTCGCCCGTGGCGATGGCAGCCATGTGTTTTCCGACGACCTCGACGACCACAACTCGGCGGTGCGCGAATTCCAGCTCAAGCGCCGTGCGGACTACCGCTCCAGCCCCGCGCCACAGCCCCAGCCGGGGGCCAACGCGGGCGCGTCGCCTGAAGCGCCAGCGGCGGATGAGCCGGCCGAGCAGCCCGCGCCCGATCAACCGCCTGAGCAGGACGCCCCGGTCGGCGGCGCGCAAGCAGCCGAACGGCCGAAGCCTGACGAACAACCTTGA
- a CDS encoding aldehyde dehydrogenase (NADP(+)) — protein sequence MTLHAGQQFIGGSRRATGQATLYSIDARTGQALPGAFYQATEQEVDAAARAAAAAYPVYRALPAERRAEFLDAIAEALDGLGDDFIETVCRETALPPARIQGERARTSGQLRLFATVLRRGDFTGARIDRAQPERLPLPRLDIRQCRMGLGPVAVFGASNFPLAFSTAGGDTAAALAAGCPVVFKAHSGHMATAQWVAEAIVGAAERCAMPAGVFNMVFGGRVGEALVRHPDIQAVGFTGSLKGGRALCDMAAARPRPIPVFAEMSSINPVLVLPQALAIRGEAVARELTASVVLGCGQFCTNPGLVLGVRSAQFSAFVEHLSAQMAEQAPQTMLNAGTLASYAQGVATLKARAGIRLLAGAEQQGNQAWPQLFQADAKLLLDGEPLLQEEIFGPATVVVELADQEQLVAALHALGGQLTATLIGEPGDLAQAASLVTVLEQKVGRVLVNGYPTGVEVCEAMVHGGPYPATSDSRGTSVGTLAIERFLRPVCYQNFPDALLPEALRDANPLRLLRLVDGQPTREPIH from the coding sequence ATGACGCTACACGCAGGCCAACAATTCATCGGCGGGAGCCGCCGCGCTACTGGCCAGGCGACCCTCTACAGCATCGATGCGCGCACCGGACAGGCGCTGCCCGGTGCGTTTTATCAAGCCACTGAACAGGAGGTGGACGCCGCTGCCCGTGCGGCGGCTGCAGCCTATCCAGTCTACCGGGCGCTGCCCGCCGAGCGGCGCGCCGAGTTCCTCGATGCGATCGCCGAGGCACTGGATGGCTTGGGGGATGACTTCATCGAAACCGTATGCCGTGAAACGGCCTTGCCGCCAGCGCGTATCCAGGGCGAGCGGGCGCGCACCAGCGGCCAGCTGAGGCTGTTCGCCACGGTACTGCGCCGAGGTGATTTCACCGGCGCTCGCATTGATCGTGCACAACCCGAGCGTCTGCCCCTGCCGCGCCTGGACATCCGCCAATGCCGCATGGGCCTGGGGCCGGTCGCCGTCTTTGGCGCCAGCAACTTCCCCTTGGCATTCTCGACGGCCGGTGGCGACACCGCCGCAGCGTTGGCCGCTGGCTGCCCAGTGGTGTTCAAGGCACACAGCGGCCACATGGCCACGGCGCAATGGGTGGCCGAGGCCATCGTCGGCGCCGCTGAGCGCTGCGCGATGCCGGCTGGTGTATTCAACATGGTGTTTGGCGGCAGGGTCGGCGAGGCGCTGGTCAGGCACCCGGACATTCAGGCCGTTGGTTTCACCGGCTCGCTCAAGGGCGGACGGGCCTTGTGCGATATGGCCGCGGCGCGACCTCGGCCTATTCCGGTATTCGCCGAAATGAGCAGTATCAACCCGGTACTGGTCCTGCCCCAGGCACTGGCGATTCGCGGCGAGGCCGTGGCGCGTGAACTGACGGCTTCGGTGGTATTGGGGTGTGGACAGTTCTGCACCAATCCTGGCTTGGTGCTGGGGGTACGCTCAGCGCAGTTCAGCGCCTTCGTCGAGCACTTGAGCGCACAGATGGCCGAACAGGCGCCGCAAACCATGCTCAACGCCGGCACCCTGGCCAGCTACGCCCAGGGTGTGGCCACCCTCAAGGCGCGGGCCGGCATCCGCCTGCTTGCCGGGGCCGAGCAGCAGGGTAATCAGGCCTGGCCGCAACTGTTCCAGGCCGATGCGAAATTGCTGCTGGACGGTGAACCGCTGCTGCAGGAAGAAATCTTCGGCCCGGCCACGGTGGTGGTTGAACTGGCTGATCAAGAGCAGCTGGTCGCAGCGTTGCACGCACTTGGCGGCCAACTGACCGCCACGCTGATTGGCGAGCCCGGCGACCTGGCGCAAGCCGCGTCTTTGGTAACGGTGCTTGAACAGAAGGTTGGCCGGGTGCTGGTCAACGGTTACCCGACTGGCGTCGAGGTATGCGAGGCGATGGTTCATGGTGGCCCGTATCCGGCCACCTCGGATAGCCGTGGCACCTCGGTCGGCACGCTGGCGATAGAGCGCTTCCTGCGTCCGGTGTGCTACCAGAATTTTCCCGACGCACTGCTTCCCGAGGCACTGCGCGACGCCAACCCACTGAGGCTGCTGAGACTGGTCGATGGCCAGCCCACCCGCGAACCGATTCACTGA
- a CDS encoding LysR family transcriptional regulator, whose translation MSDLSFSHVCNWLKFRHLLLIDTLGRTHNMHLAAQQMNLTQPAISKMLKEIENLLGFALFDRLPRSMPPTALGEQVLRYAQVALNDARNFVDQIDSLRQGGHGHLKVGGIFAATAVALPDAIVEIKQRKPLLSIEVVEQTSDHLMAMLEDKILHLAVARFTDVSQHQRFDFQPLAPEPFCFVVNDQHPLSNAGPVTLPQLLEWPWILYPKGTPIRGRMERAFAQAGVAVPRNTIDTISMQTFLKVLLGGPMIGMLPQAMVEPHLASGVLVNLDTPLHLTPQDYGILTRKGEPLSGAALEFAEILLTHARRVSED comes from the coding sequence ATGTCGGACCTGTCTTTCTCCCACGTCTGCAACTGGCTCAAGTTCCGCCACCTGTTGCTGATTGACACGCTTGGGCGCACCCACAACATGCACCTGGCGGCGCAGCAGATGAACCTCACCCAGCCGGCGATCAGCAAGATGCTCAAGGAAATCGAGAATTTGCTCGGTTTCGCCCTGTTCGACCGCCTGCCACGCAGCATGCCACCCACCGCGTTGGGCGAGCAGGTATTGCGCTATGCCCAGGTCGCCCTGAACGATGCGCGCAACTTCGTCGATCAGATCGACAGCCTGCGCCAAGGGGGGCACGGCCATTTGAAGGTGGGCGGCATCTTTGCTGCCACCGCCGTGGCGCTGCCGGATGCCATCGTCGAGATCAAGCAGCGCAAGCCATTGCTGTCGATCGAGGTGGTGGAGCAGACCAGCGATCACCTGATGGCCATGCTCGAGGACAAGATCCTGCACCTGGCCGTGGCCCGCTTCACCGACGTGTCGCAGCACCAGCGCTTCGACTTCCAGCCACTGGCGCCAGAACCCTTCTGCTTCGTGGTCAATGACCAGCACCCATTGAGCAATGCCGGGCCTGTGACCTTGCCGCAGCTGCTGGAGTGGCCGTGGATTCTGTACCCCAAGGGCACGCCCATCCGCGGGCGCATGGAGCGGGCCTTCGCCCAGGCGGGCGTAGCGGTGCCGCGCAATACCATCGATACCATTTCCATGCAGACCTTCCTCAAGGTGCTTTTGGGCGGGCCAATGATCGGCATGCTGCCGCAGGCGATGGTCGAGCCGCACCTGGCCAGTGGCGTACTGGTCAACCTTGACACGCCACTGCACCTGACGCCCCAGGACTACGGCATTCTCACCCGCAAAGGCGAGCCCTTGAGCGGCGCGGCCTTGGAGTTCGCCGAGATTCTCCTGACACATGCGCGTCGCGTTTCGGAGGATTGA